The Helicoverpa armigera isolate CAAS_96S chromosome 15, ASM3070526v1, whole genome shotgun sequence genomic interval CAGAATATGCAATGCTTCTCTCTCAATATTCATTTCCTCTAAATTCTGTTTCAACGACTTAATAATCTtagttttttcttctatttctcTCTCGCATACATCCTTGGCTGCTTTTTCATCCTGTAACTCTTTAGTTATAGAGCCAATAACCACATctttttctttacttattttAGATACGATCGCATCTTTAGCTTTAGATTCCTCTTCACATAGTTTtacttttgctttcaacgtgtCGAGTTCTTTTTGCAGCACAATGATTTCTTTCTGTCGCTCTTCGAGTTGTACCTCAGCTTTATCGTGGTACTCCTGTAGGATCGCGCATTTGTTGTTCAAGTATAGTTTATCGTGGCTGACGTCATCACCCAGTTTCTTGTGCTGGTCTTGAGCTTCTTTCAGGAGTTGCTCCAATCTTGATATTTCTGAAAAGCGAAAATAGATTATTATGCTCTATAACTACTAATGATATAAGtagtggtattttttttacataccaTTTTTGTTCTTTTCAATAATCTTCACTAAAGTCTGCTTCTCATTATTCAATTtcgttatttcttctttttgagCAGAAATAGTCGTGTCTAAATGGCTGACCTtagttttaaattcattaacatCAGTCAGCAGGACTATTTTCTCTTCTTCCAATGTATTTTTATCTTGTTCGAATACATTAACTTGTTCTTGAAGTAATTTAGCtttttcttcaatttctttGATTATAtctgttttttctttcaatgtAACTTCTAAGTTTGTATTGGTTTCTGTTTGTTCTTGTAAAGCTTTATTTAGGTTATCCATTTCAATACGTAATTCTGTATCAAAGGCGGCCTCTTTCAACTGAAGGTCGCTATTTCGTTTTTCTAACGACACCATATCTGAAAATAACAcaagttttaatatttgaatataattttacctCTAAGCATTTGCCTAACTAAAATGTATCCACTTACCATGTTTATATTTCTGTATTGTACCTTCCAGAGTAATCTTATCGTCTTGCAATTGCTTTAATTCAACAGTTTTCTTTTGCAACTCTGATATAATTTCTTTGATTCCTGACactaaattttcttttatttgtttgaggTCTTTGTCACGTCTTAATTCTGCAATTTCTTGGTACACTGATTctaattctttttctttctcGATTAACTTTGTTTCTAAATTCTTCACCTCATTTCCTAATTCTCCTTTTTCGACGCTTACTTCCTTTTCAATCTTATCTTTTTCGAGTCGGACTTCTGCTAATTCTTTAAAGAGTGTCTCTAAAGTTGCCTCTTTTTCCTGTAACTTGGTTTCAAAATCTTTCTTGTTGTTTTCAAGTAATTCGTTAATGGATTTATTTTCGTCTTGTAATACCTCGTTGGCTCGGACTTGTTCGGCTACAGCGTTATTAAGAGTGACTTTCTGATCCTCCATGATAGATTCAGTGACGGTGACCATGTTCTTAAGTATCTGCCTCTCAGACTCAAAGTCTTTGATCAATTTTTGTTGCTTTTGTACTTCAGCTTTGACTTCTTCTTCCAAACCTTTAATCACTGTAATAAAGAGGTGTAATAAAAGGTCTACTAAAggattatgttttaaaaaccCAGCTTCCAAGTGAATTAAGTAAATTGACAAtgcaaaaatatgaatgtaCCAAACATGTGTCCTTGGGGAACACCCTCACTTGAAGAGAACTAAATACTCGAATAAACTGTCATCTTTTGTCTgagtattatatatattatgaACTAAACTTTTTTAAGGATGTAGATTtactaaagattttaattataaagaaaaaaaatacactttatttaaCAGTTACTGACAGTGTCGAAAGCTTACGAGATTTCAATGCTGAGGTGGTAACAAAATacaagctttaaaaaaaattaaagtgatTTGGTATACTGCTTACCTTCACATTTCTCCTCAACAGTTTGCAAGGCCCGATCTTTTTCTTTCCTAACAGTTTCCAGCTCTAAAGACTTATCTTTCAAATAATTAGTCAGCTTAGTGATCATAACATTTAAGTTGTCCAGCTGACATTCGTAGGTACTCTTCAGTTTATCCGTTAAATCTTCATTATCAATTAGTTTTTCCTTCAGAGAATGTACTTTAAGCTCCAATTGCAGTTTAACATCATTGAGATCGTTGGTAAGAGACTGATTATCTTGTTGCAAGACATGCATTTCTCTCGCTTGTTTCTCAATCGTCGCGTTATAAGactcattttgttttgataattctacaaataaatataataatactaatattatggaGAAGCGCAATCATTTTTAGCAAAGTAGACGATTGAATATAGGCGAAGCTAACCCTAGGGCTAGTACAGGCTAGGAAAAGGCTAAGGtgaaatagaatagaaaattaGATAATAGTTTGAAGAATTCAAAGTATCCAATTGAATTATCCACAAGTCGCGTGGGGTTGTTAGTCAAACGAGGACATATAAATGTTTAAGAACATTGCAGGTCTCACAGTCCTCTGCAAATATGATTGCTGCAAAGTTCACAAAGAATTACTGCACAGACCACATAGCTGAAAAGACTATAGAGAAGGAACATCGAAGACGAGAGAAGGACATGCAAGATGTAAAGAAAAAGTATTGATTTGAAGTTCCCAACTTTGACATGGTGAAACATTTTAATAGATGTTAAACAAGAATCAACTCAAAAAGATCTTATTTCAAGATTaaaatttttggtttaaaagcTGTAGAGTGTACATCATGAGACACTTACCAATCTTATTGTCACTAACGACTTGCTGCAGCCGTTTGACCTCTGCTTGCAACTCTAAGAGTAGCATCTCCTTCTGCTTCAACTTTTCCGTGAGCTCAGCCAGCGAGGTGTTCCCATGTTCCAGTGCCTTCTCCAGATTATGCCTCATCACTAATTCCGTGGTCAATACATCAGCAATGTTCATCAGCGTCTCACACTTATCACTGGCTTTGTACCTATTGTCGGATTGTAGTATCTTTTGTAATGCCTTGTTGGCTATTCCCTCTTTTTGTAGGCCTTTCACCAATTTTTCTAGACCAATGTTCAGAGCTGTTGTTATTTGAGTGTTTATTTCTTCTTGTTCTGAAATGCAACATTTTGTAATacggtatatgtatgtatgtagtttgtgagttcataaaataatgtacttacttttaaaATCTATTTGTAAACTATTCATGTCTTGAGTAACCTTCTCAAGTTCCGTTTGTACAATATCAACCTTggatttataattttcatttaattcacATAATTTTGTGATCAACTGATCTTTCTCTGTTTCGATTTCATCATGAGCCGACTTTTCAACGCCCAATGATTTGACGAGTCCTTCTTTTTCGCTCAGTAATAACTCTTTATCAGCCACCAGAACTTCTTGAatcgtttttatttcatgtaagtCGTGTTTCAGAGATTCATTTTGGctaatcaaagttttattttctttgaggaGCACCTCGTTAGAAGACTTCTCTGCTGTCAAGTTCTGAATCAACTGCAGTTTCTCTCCTCTTAGAACCTCGTTAGCTTCCCGTTCTAGCACGCACTGTTTGTCTAGCAGACAGTGCTTTTCAATCAAATGGTCAATTTCCTTGCtcatttcttctttattattttcaacttcGATTATCTTTTGCTCTATGAGATGTTTCTCCATTAGAAGATTTTCCTTTTCCTTCTCCGCTAGTTCTTTAGCGGATTTCTCTTCGACGAGCTGCTGCGTGAGACATTCTTTATTTTCTAGTAAAGTTTCAGTCGCAGCCACCTGTTTCAATAACTTCTTTTCGAGAGCTGTTGTTTGAGACGCGAGCGCATTTCTTTCTTCTTCATAAATCCTTCTAACTGACCGCTCTTCTGCAATTTGCTGTGTTAATATAACCTTTTCGTTTAGAAGCTCCTTTTTATCTGCAACAAGAACCTTAATTTCTTCATTTTGATGTTCCTTTTCTGTTTGAAGACTGTCTCTGGCAGCCTTTTCCTCTGTAAGCTGATTTTGCAGAAGTTCTTTTTCTTTCATGCTGACAGCATTAGTGATCTCTTCATGATTTAAAGTCTCTACGAGTTTGACGACTTCTTCTCTGTTCTTGTTCTCAGCTTCTTTCATTTGTTGAGCCATTGTTTCAAGGTTTTTGCTCAATAGATCTCTTTCATTTTTAAGATCAGCTAGAGTTCGCTGCATCGCTGCAACTTCATGTGTTAATTTGCTTACTAGTTCTTCTTTTGCCTCAATACTTTGTTTAGTCTCAACTTTGTATATCTCTAGAGTTAGTGTAATATTTTCGTAATCTTTCCTGATAGATTCAAGTTGAACAGTCTGTTCTTTAAATTGTTGTTCTAACTTGTCGATGATACAGTCCTTTTCTTTGACTAAAACCTCATGATTACTGTTATCCTCCTCTATGGCAAAGTGCAGCTGTTCATTTTCCTTCCGCATTGCTTCTATTGTTTGTTTCTTACAATCATTGGCCTGCTTGACTTCTTGTTCTAAGTCATGATTCAATGATTGTAATTCATTGATCTTCTTTTGTAAATCTTTTGTCTCAACAGTTTTCTGGTGAGCTATATCTCTGACAAGTTGATCTTCTTTGGACAACCTCTCTCCTAGTAGTCGAatttctgaaataattaaattgttagttACAAGATACAATTAAAAGAACTTTTActcaatttaaatacatattgtcCTATTCGTGATACATTACCTTTACATTTTCCTTCAATGGTTTTCATCGCCAATTCATGTTCCATTTTCAACTTGGCAATTTCGCGGTTCTTGTCGGAAATCTCCTCATTAAGTAGAGAAGTGACATTTTCGAGGTTACTGCATTGATTCTGATattctttttcaattttgtttttgaaagaaATCTCTTCATTCAACTTTTGAGTCAATGCATCTCTTTCCTTGTTGATTAGAGTTATATTTTCTCTATCAATGTCTAAAGCCCTCTTGAGGCTTTCAATTTCATTATTGAGCGTATGAATTTGATGATCCttgtttttaatagatttcCTAGAATTAGAACTCAGTTCTTTAATGGTCTTTTCGGTATCACTTAGTTTGCCCATAATTTTAGACATTTCTGAGTTGCAAGTGGTCTCAAGtgctgaatatttttgtttttctttagtcATGTTCTGATCCAAACTTCGGATTGCTGAAAGGAAATATTGTATTAGGATATTATCAAGTAAACTACCAGTTCCTTAAAACCATTGAAATACTTACCTTTCTTGTTTTCGTCAATAGTTTTGGTGAGCTTCTCACATTCTGCCTGCAGCTGTGATATCTGTTTATTCTTCGCGACTAGATCGTTCTCTAGTTTAGCTTTTTCTGTATTTATGACTTCTATTTGACTTTGCAAAGATTTCTTCTTACCAGTCAAAGTAGCGATCTTATGATTATTATAATCAATTGTTTCAGCTTGAGAAGAGAGCTGCTCCTCCAAAGATTTCTTAGTAGTTTCAAAAGTACTGTTAAGTATTTCTATACTATTATTCTTGTGTGTGATCTCATTGGACATCTTCATCAATTCTTGGTTCAGTTTCTCATTATCTGATTTCAACTTGTCGTTCGTATCTCTGGCTTCTTTCAAGCATAAGTCCAAGGACTCGATAGTCCGCTCTTTTCCTGTCAGTTCTATCTTTACTTTAGAACACTCCACATTAAGCTTGTTCAACTCTTCCGACAAGTGGAGCTTAGCCGCCTGCAGTCTCTGTAGTTCTTCCTGATAACCGATCTTATGATGTATCTCATCTTGTAACTGTGTCTGCAATGAGTTTATAATAGCATTTTTCTCATCTAAGTCAAACTTGAGCTTTTTAGTTTCCTcattataagtatttttgagATTGTCCATATCCTTGAGTAATTCTTCGAATCTAGTAGCCTGCTTCTTTATTTCACCATCCAGTTGTGTTTTGCATTGCTCTAATTCTCTGCAATGATCTTGCAAGCTGGACACTAAATTCTTGAAATGATCAGCTTCTTTTAATACTGTTGAAATATTATGTTCGAGACTCTTTTGCATTGCATTCATTTCGTCATTTTTATCTTGTAACTTGTTCTCCACTTCCCGTTTCTGTTCGCTCAGCTGACGCACGTTGATATGGTATTTATTTGAGATCTCTTTCTCGTTTCTCAAATCCATTTGCAGTGTTTCAATCATCTCgcctttttcaaaaatactgttttgtaACTCAACAAGTTCATTGTttctatttaatactttttcatTGAGCTTCATCATTTGGTTCTCGTAACTATCTCTCATGGTCAACCTCGCTTGTTTCTCAGTCTCCAGTTCAGCTTTCAGCCCAGTTATGATGTTCTCTAACTTGGTTGTCTCGTTAGTAAGACTTTGCAGAAGTGATAATTTTTCCTCCTGCAATGTTTTAATttcttgcattttattttcaatcatcagCCGTGAGTTGTCAttgttatcttttatcttttgttcAAGTTCATTTATTTCGTTATTCAATCTGCTAATGTCATCATTGTATTGGGATTTCAGATTATTCTTCTCCTCAACTTCTTCATTGAAGCGATGTTTGAGATCGAGGATGTCACTATCTCGTTCTGAGATCTGTTTTTCGTagttttgtttatctttttctGTTTTCTGGTTTAATTCATTCATGTCGTGCTATAATGAAGAGAGATCATTCAGTGATAACATAGTTATAATTCCATGCAGGCCTAGACAAGATACAGTATTGTATAGATACATTATGTATTCATATTTCAAACGTTTAGTGACTTACCTCTAGCCTTTGAAGCTGCTGTTTGAGAGCCTCAACTTTGGCTTTTTCCTCCCCAAGTTGAACTTCTACGACATTCGCACACGCTTCACTACATACAGCTGCAATAAGAGTCAACATTTACACCCGTTATTAAGTTAAGCCTATACGTTATAGCTATATCCCTCAATACTTTCCACAAGATACAAGCAGCGCTTAGGTTGTGGctcaatattattataagcaCAATGTAAAAGATActtttactaaataaacattatttaatattattttttgtcctcAATTCCCAATTCAATTGTTCCATCTCGAAAgcgtaaaaaatactttcatatttatagtGAAGTCTTGTAAAAAAGCAATTATTTAGtaaacttacaaatattatgCGTCAAGGACTGTATGCTGGCGTCGGGGTCGTCACACTCGAGCTGGCTGGAGTCGAGGCCGTTGCGGCGGTTGTGCTGGCGCAGCTCGTTGACGAGCTCCTTGAGCGAGTGCGCGTGTCGGCGCTCGGCCTCCAGCTCCTCCGACAGCGAGGCCGCGCGGTCGCTCTCGCGCTGGCTGAGAGACAGCCATTTGTCCCGGTCTTGCTTTAGTTCGTCTACCTACATGGAGGATACGATATTcttattgaatataaatatgtagtatttttttatgtttttttgttatgtattcCCATATGTATTTGCCGATGTCAACCTATATTAATGTCATGCAAGTTAAATGGCATGATAACTGCCAAACTCTTCTAAGAGACAGACAATCTATCAGCCATAATCAAAACTCAGGAAGACAAtcacaaaaacaacaatatcacTATCACACGTAGGTATataattctaagaaaaaaaacccaTAATAAACTACATTACGCGTTATACCTTAGTTTTATAAGTGTCCCTCTCATAGACGGCGTCATCGAGCAACTCCTGGGTGCGAACGAGGCGCTCTTCCAAGTCCTGTAGCTGCCTCTGCAGCTTGCCCGCCGCCTCGGCCTCGGCCTCCGCCCCGCGAGACTCCTGCTCCTGTGCGCCGCACAGCGACAACTTCGCCTTGAGGTTCACTATGTCCAACTTGTATTGTTCCTTGTCTTTTGCTGTTAGGATAATTGTTTATGTTAAAATCAGTTTTTAAACCTTTTGtgatgtcggttaaaaaaatTACTGATTCCGGCAATAGTATTGCCCCCACGCGATTGCGCAAGATACAAATTGTCCGAGCAACATCATACTACTGAGGATGAACGAGGCATCAAATAACCTCCTTCAAAAAGGCAAAGTTATTTGTGACTTGAACTGTCTGTTTCAACCATAAAAGGCTCATTGTAAATACGAAATCTATAGATACGTACTCTGTGAAACCAACTTAATTTGGTTACCGGCTTGCacttttctatgttttcaaataattcaTAGGATCTTCTATATACGAATACTACAAGAGTAGCCATCACAAGAagttcaaatattattattttacttccgcaacataaaaaatacgtaATAAGTACTTCAAAGTTTCGAGGACAAACAAAAGGCACCActtgaataaaacataaagtacctactaagttGAATTGATCAATGACAAATGACCTTATTTTTCTTACGCAGTATAGTACAAGCATTTTATATTCTGGTACCACTTCTTTATATTCATGTcaggaacaaaataaaaacagacaTTGCCTCCTCTATTTTACCTTAACCAagttattgaaaatataatatttcatccTCCAACCCACTTTCCTAAATCGTTTATGGCACGATTGTATTAGAGATAACTAAAGTTCTCTGCAGTCCTTAGGGAACTACTCctcgcacctggataaaaagtaccctaagTGTTTTTTCAGATCTGTGtatgaaactttatttaaatcagttcagtaatttaAGTGTGAAAGCTGAACACACACAGAGGACAGACAGACTAACTCTTGCATTTATATAGTAAATAGTCAACGTAAATTCAGGATTATTTagcatgtttaaaaaataaaacaacagtaaCAAAGAACAAAGACCATAAATTAATCAGTATAACAGACCAAGTAAACAACTCAATACAATGACGCATCACCGCCAGcacacgcacacatacaaacaacgtGTCACCGAGTCTTCGACAGCAACTACAACAACGGCAGCGGCGACTATATAAAGGCCAGCCGAGGCCTACCAGATTCATTCGCTAACTAGACGGATCCGAGTGCGATAGCCCCGCAGTCCACTCGTATTCAGTAAGCACCCTCTTATTCGATAGCCTAGCAGTCTTTAAGAGTGTGTCTAGGGAGACTAAGTTGCGATACCACGTGTCCTTCTTAACTCTCACTGTAGGATTGTAGTTACATTATTAAAGTGCAAAGTATAACTTTTGTAAACACTGTGAAGATACAATAAATCCACATAACTACAAAGGTGCCTTTAATTCTACAACCACAACTCCTATATTGGCGCCCAACTTTATAAAATAGCccacaaaataaatgtatgttgACCTATATTAGCGCCAAACGTTATTTTGTCGACTACAACTCCTATATTGGCGCCCAACTTTATAAAATAGCCCacaggataaaatatatgttgaCCTACATTAGCGCCAAACGTTATCTTGTCGACTACAACACCTATATTGGCGCAcaactacatatttttcaagATACCCACAAGAAGGTTGAGAAATTAATTTGAAGTATACTCACATATTATTGGAACTACCCACATATGTGTGCACGAAATAATAAGTGAGGTGTCTACCTAcacacaaataatataaaatatcaaaatcagaACCGATTACGTTGGAACAGATGCAAGTCAATATGCTGTAGGAGCAGCTTTGGTGCAGGGGGAGGGTGACAATGAACACCCAGTCGAATATAATAAGTCGGTTACTTACTCCTGCTGAATGCAACTATACAGTGACAGAAAACGAATTACACCAATTATGAGAAGGCTTGCTCAATATTTAGAGAATAATCTAGAAGCAAATCGACTTAAGGCTAATAGCAAACGAAGACAAGATCCAGGATATAGTATCGGTGACCTAGTGCTGGTAGAGACTCATCCTATCAGTAATATTGAAAATCAGTATTCAGCAAAGTTGGCTCCACGTCGAGATGGTCCTTATGTTATATTGAAGAAATATGGTACCTCTACATATGAAGTAGCGCATCCTGATACACCTACAAAACCTATTGGGAAGTACCATACCTCAGCattaacaaaattcaatttgaGAGATGACAACATGCCTAAACCTATCAAACCAATTCGTCGTTCCTGGTACTCCTGTCGGGACGACTTCAGAGTACCACAGACCAAGTAAACAACTCAATACAATGACGCATCACCGCCAGCACAACATACAAACAACGTGTCACCGAGTCTTCGACAGCAACTACAACAAACTATATAAAGGCCAGCCGAGGCCTACCAGATTCATTCGCTAACTAGACGGATCCGAGTGCGATCAGTCCACTCGTATTCAGTAAGCACCCTCTTATTCGATAGCCTAGCAGTCTTTAAGAAGACTAAGTTGCGATACCACGTGTCCTTCTTAACTCTCACTGTAGGATTGTAGTTACATTATTAAAGTGCAAAGTATAACTTTTGTAAACACTGTGAAGATACAATAAATCCACATAACTACAAAGGTGCCTTTAATTCTACAACCACAACTCCTATATCAgtgtatttatatttcaaagtcCTCAAGTGTCCTTGGCCATACAGTCATAACATACCACAGTTGTTGAGCCCCAATAATACTTTGAGAAGGTTGAGAAGCATCAGTCATTCAATTTCAGAAC includes:
- the LOC110371214 gene encoding golgin subfamily B member 1, with the protein product MMQPSQSIIGSGMLSPDACGEEMACLKLHAATETARRCARLRVNEGKLARTNLRLEKLTKDKEQYKLDIVNLKAKLSLCGAQEQESRGAEAEAEAAGKLQRQLQDLEERLVRTQELLDDAVYERDTYKTKVDELKQDRDKWLSLSQRESDRAASLSEELEAERRHAHSLKELVNELRQHNRRNGLDSSQLECDDPDASIQSLTHNISVCSEACANVVEVQLGEEKAKVEALKQQLQRLEHDMNELNQKTEKDKQNYEKQISERDSDILDLKHRFNEEVEEKNNLKSQYNDDISRLNNEINELEQKIKDNNDNSRLMIENKMQEIKTLQEEKLSLLQSLTNETTKLENIITGLKAELETEKQARLTMRDSYENQMMKLNEKVLNRNNELVELQNSIFEKGEMIETLQMDLRNEKEISNKYHINVRQLSEQKREVENKLQDKNDEMNAMQKSLEHNISTVLKEADHFKNLVSSLQDHCRELEQCKTQLDGEIKKQATRFEELLKDMDNLKNTYNEETKKLKFDLDEKNAIINSLQTQLQDEIHHKIGYQEELQRLQAAKLHLSEELNKLNVECSKVKIELTGKERTIESLDLCLKEARDTNDKLKSDNEKLNQELMKMSNEITHKNNSIEILNSTFETTKKSLEEQLSSQAETIDYNNHKIATLTGKKKSLQSQIEVINTEKAKLENDLVAKNKQISQLQAECEKLTKTIDENKKAIRSLDQNMTKEKQKYSALETTCNSEMSKIMGKLSDTEKTIKELSSNSRKSIKNKDHQIHTLNNEIESLKRALDIDRENITLINKERDALTQKLNEEISFKNKIEKEYQNQCSNLENVTSLLNEEISDKNREIAKLKMEHELAMKTIEGKCKEIRLLGERLSKEDQLVRDIAHQKTVETKDLQKKINELQSLNHDLEQEVKQANDCKKQTIEAMRKENEQLHFAIEEDNSNHEVLVKEKDCIIDKLEQQFKEQTVQLESIRKDYENITLTLEIYKVETKQSIEAKEELVSKLTHEVAAMQRTLADLKNERDLLSKNLETMAQQMKEAENKNREEVVKLVETLNHEEITNAVSMKEKELLQNQLTEEKAARDSLQTEKEHQNEEIKVLVADKKELLNEKVILTQQIAEERSVRRIYEEERNALASQTTALEKKLLKQVAATETLLENKECLTQQLVEEKSAKELAEKEKENLLMEKHLIEQKIIEVENNKEEMSKEIDHLIEKHCLLDKQCVLEREANEVLRGEKLQLIQNLTAEKSSNEVLLKENKTLISQNESLKHDLHEIKTIQEVLVADKELLLSEKEGLVKSLGVEKSAHDEIETEKDQLITKLCELNENYKSKVDIVQTELEKVTQDMNSLQIDFKKQEEINTQITTALNIGLEKLVKGLQKEGIANKALQKILQSDNRYKASDKCETLMNIADVLTTELVMRHNLEKALEHGNTSLAELTEKLKQKEMLLLELQAEVKRLQQVVSDNKIELSKQNESYNATIEKQAREMHVLQQDNQSLTNDLNDVKLQLELKVHSLKEKLIDNEDLTDKLKSTYECQLDNLNVMITKLTNYLKDKSLELETVRKEKDRALQTVEEKCEVIKGLEEEVKAEVQKQQKLIKDFESERQILKNMVTVTESIMEDQKVTLNNAVAEQVRANEVLQDENKSINELLENNKKDFETKLQEKEATLETLFKELAEVRLEKDKIEKEVSVEKGELGNEVKNLETKLIEKEKELESVYQEIAELRRDKDLKQIKENLVSGIKEIISELQKKTVELKQLQDDKITLEGTIQKYKHDMVSLEKRNSDLQLKEAAFDTELRIEMDNLNKALQEQTETNTNLEVTLKEKTDIIKEIEEKAKLLQEQVNVFEQDKNTLEEEKIVLLTDVNEFKTKVSHLDTTISAQKEEITKLNNEKQTLVKIIEKNKNEISRLEQLLKEAQDQHKKLGDDVSHDKLYLNNKCAILQEYHDKAEVQLEERQKEIIVLQKELDTLKAKVKLCEEESKAKDAIVSKISKEKDVVIGSITKELQDEKAAKDVCEREIEEKTKIIKSLKQNLEEMNIEREALHILKKENAELIKAIGHRDTFAAAQSQERTSSHKHSGHADKEHRDLQHQVDNSSSDMTHSSTESLKTISDLEKIIQDKNRTITTLNSDVTYLKTLMAESETKLLDVTKELEVSKENCHQLSTQLKKLVQQKNDEIADLKKQVNKMSVTENRATQIIKVSAKYQAIILKRIAEIKTNTVLKELTNFGNSNYDSEVKRSLSAGTITMEDLENFLETTDRHLRKCSEKQVALQKERDRLAEVNRINESEIINLKKFLTELSTSFQAFSAVKETYTQKLSKVVSVQRTVRREVLSLQGQLSAAALCSLERGCAAAAQDLAECALSLQRWHERCVARTVSAERLQHAFLSDSARASLAGASFHNAALDVQLDELDATFQRLLGDAARAARGEGRDDTQLTVMEVRAEYEDKLNRMKSKMKQLYTEQIAAYKEKQRLEVAALERELAAARARLAQSARAYEQHIRGLTSELWSVGERLLLQRDEADWLRRKQRSGSLMSLQHVHSSGLVPFQEEPARPSDSHSLRSLPVNNNATRREGRGLHMSDEEGEVFDNRWLKELAATPRRESAVSGHRKSSVSGHRESGAPGQRLSELRWRNSLCPPHLKSSYPAETQFTHAVDEEDIKCIGLAGAETKPQRKEVGITAYKKPGPPTPSKQAGRLSATDSELRESLRVEAEPQPSRKTSTPSRIRSLFRSSKNDTAEGTPRSRRLSNIFRKK